The genomic window TGAATGTGCCTAGAGTGGCAATAATTTCCTTTGATGATGTTTCAAATTCCGTTGGCGGGCCAGAAAACCTGGTAGCGGGTATATTTATGAGAATAACCGGCGATATTAGCGGAAACATCCTTATAATAATTCCCAAACCGAATGCTTATAACCTGGTAAATTATTTGCTAAAGCATCAGCCCGGGGAAGCGGGATTTTCAGCCATGGAGGAATCAGCACTTGTTGAAGTGGGAAATATTATTGCAAGTTCGTACATAGTTGCATTATCGGATTTTACCAAATTATCCATGAAGATATCGGTGCCTGGCTTTGCCTATGACATGGCCGGAGCCATTTTCAGTTTTCCGCTTAGTTTATATGGCTATATGGGGGATACCGCTTTTTTGATTGAAACGGAGTTTACGGAAGGTATTGATGATATTAATTTTCATTTTTTCCTGATACCGGATGATGAATCTTTGAAGGTACTTCTAAAAGCTATTGGAGTGAGTTCGTTTGGTTGGAACGGTCAGAGTAGGAATGGCGGAATATAAAGTGGCAAAATCACCAGCTATACTGGTCTCTTTAGGCCTGGGGTCATGCGTGGGCGTTGCCCTTTATGAGCCAACAAAAAAAATAGGCGGCCTTGCCCATGTTATGCTGCCTGACAGCAGTCTTAGCGGTAAAAAGGATTTCAATCCCGGAAAATTTGCCGATACCGCCATAGATATGATGATACAAGACATGGTAAAGATTGGAGTAGACCCCAAAAGGTTAACAGGTAAAATTGCCGGTGGAGCTCAAATGTTCCAGATTAAATCCGACAGCAGCATTATGCAGATAGGAAGGCGAAATGTGGAGGCTGTAAAGTCAAAGCTTGCCCT from Biomaibacter acetigenes includes these protein-coding regions:
- a CDS encoding chemotaxis protein CheC, with the protein product MFSDMELDALKEIGNIGAGNAATALSLLLSNKINMNVPRVAIISFDDVSNSVGGPENLVAGIFMRITGDISGNILIIIPKPNAYNLVNYLLKHQPGEAGFSAMEESALVEVGNIIASSYIVALSDFTKLSMKISVPGFAYDMAGAIFSFPLSLYGYMGDTAFLIETEFTEGIDDINFHFFLIPDDESLKVLLKAIGVSSFGWNGQSRNGGI
- a CDS encoding chemotaxis protein CheD produces the protein MAEYKVAKSPAILVSLGLGSCVGVALYEPTKKIGGLAHVMLPDSSLSGKKDFNPGKFADTAIDMMIQDMVKIGVDPKRLTGKIAGGAQMFQIKSDSSIMQIGRRNVEAVKSKLALLNIKILSEDVEGNYGRTIEFNCETGELTIRTIGHGIKKI